A single genomic interval of Mycobacterium sp. DL592 harbors:
- a CDS encoding NADH-quinone oxidoreductase subunit A: MSLYTPILVLAAIAAGFAVVSVVIALVIGPRRYNRAKLEAYECGIEPVAGGAIGQRFPIKYYLTAMLFIVFDIEIVFLYPWAVAFDQLGTFALVEMLIFMATVFVAYGYVWRRGGLEWD, translated from the coding sequence ATGAGTCTCTACACACCCATCTTGGTGCTGGCAGCCATTGCGGCGGGTTTTGCGGTGGTGTCTGTGGTCATCGCCCTGGTTATCGGCCCGCGGCGGTACAACCGAGCCAAGCTCGAGGCCTATGAGTGCGGTATCGAGCCGGTCGCCGGCGGGGCGATCGGCCAGCGCTTTCCCATCAAGTACTACCTGACCGCGATGTTGTTCATCGTCTTCGACATCGAGATCGTCTTCCTCTACCCGTGGGCGGTCGCGTTCGACCAACTCGGCACTTTCGCGCTGGTGGAGATGCTGATCTTCATGGCCACGGTGTTCGTGGCCTACGGGTACGTGTGGCGGCGAGGCGGTCTGGAATGGGACTAG
- a CDS encoding NADH-quinone oxidoreductase subunit B family protein, with protein MGLEEQLPGGILLSTVEKVAGFVRKGSLWPATFGLACCAIEMMATAGPRFDIARFGMERFSATPRQADLMIVAGRVSQKMGPVLRQVYDQMAEPKWVLAMGVCASSGGMFNNYAVVQGVDHIVPVDIYLPGCPPRPEMLLHAILTLHAKIAEMPLGVHRDEVVAAAEQAALSAKPTIELKGLLR; from the coding sequence ATGGGACTAGAAGAGCAGCTGCCGGGCGGCATCCTGCTGTCCACAGTCGAGAAGGTCGCCGGGTTCGTCCGGAAAGGGTCGCTGTGGCCGGCGACGTTCGGGCTGGCGTGCTGCGCCATCGAGATGATGGCGACGGCCGGGCCGCGCTTCGACATCGCCCGGTTCGGGATGGAACGCTTCTCGGCTACCCCGCGGCAGGCCGACCTGATGATCGTCGCGGGCCGGGTGAGCCAGAAGATGGGTCCGGTCCTGCGGCAGGTCTACGACCAGATGGCCGAACCCAAATGGGTCCTGGCGATGGGCGTATGCGCCTCCAGCGGCGGAATGTTCAACAACTACGCGGTGGTGCAGGGCGTCGACCACATCGTGCCGGTCGACATCTACCTGCCGGGCTGCCCGCCGCGGCCGGAGATGCTGCTACACGCGATCCTGACGCTGCACGCCAAGATCGCCGAGATGCCGCTGGGCGTGCACCGCGACGAGGTGGTGGCGGCCGCCGAGCAGGCTGCCCTGTCGGCCAAGCCCACCATCGAACTCAAGGGCCTGCTGCGGTGA